One Candidatus Fusobacterium pullicola genomic window, AATGGAGTTCTTTCTAACATTTTTCCTATTACTTCTTCAGATAAAACATCTGTCATTGCACTTGATATAAATCCTGGTGCTATACAGTTAGCTCTTACTTGAGCTCCTTTTCTAGTTAATTCTCTTGCCCAAGTTTTGCTCATAGAGATTACTCCACCTTTTGTAGCTGCATAGTTTGTTTGGCAAGCATTTCCATATACTCCAACCACTGATGAAAGAGTAATTATTGATCCAGCTTTATTTTTTGTCATTATTGGAGCTACTGCTTGAGTCATATTAAATACTCCTTTTAAGTTAACATCAATAACAGCATCCCATTGCTCTTCTGACATTCTTACTAGGAAGTTATCCTTTGTAATTCCTGCGTTATTAACAAGGATATCTATTTTTCCAAACTCTTCTACTATTTTCTTTACTAATACTTTTATAGCTTCTCTATCTGTAACATTTAAAATTTCATGTCTTACATTTTTTTGAGAAAATTCAGCTGGTCCCATATCACAA contains:
- the fabG gene encoding 3-oxoacyl-[acyl-carrier-protein] reductase, with amino-acid sequence MDRLKGKVALVTGSARGIGRAIVEKFAGEGAAMVISCDMGPAEFSQKNVRHEILNVTDREAIKVLVKKIVEEFGKIDILVNNAGITKDNFLVRMSEEQWDAVIDVNLKGVFNMTQAVAPIMTKNKAGSIITLSSVVGVYGNACQTNYAATKGGVISMSKTWARELTRKGAQVRANCIAPGFISSAMTDVLSEEVIGKMLERTPLGRLGTVDDIANAALFLASDESSYITGQVLEVTGGMTL